tttagataagcacaactagaccaaatgaattattttagaCTTTTCTAGGTataagaactatttttcttgatttagatacattgatcaaatgaaaaactttatgtaaaaaagttgtagatcttatttcatagaatccagaacatttgagtttgtatttttccgatttttctaccattttatatcgattttacaagtttactgtttaatgcgccctgggcgccaggatctaaatgtaattttttttacatttaggtcatgtcgccaactggatgggcgacaagcatcctgtcgcccattaggggggcgacaggcacccattttgaaaatttccctattcggcatatatttttgaaattttgtttttttaaatataaaaatgaaaaaaaggccaGAGCCGCGAGGCTCCCTCCGGGCTGGACACGCGCCTGGCTTCACTGGGCCGTCCGATCCGAGGGCATCAGTAATCACCGGGCTGGACGATTTTGTAGTATGTTGGACCAGTCAGTCAATCTTCTTCTTTAGCATTGATGGGCCTCATTTATTCATGATGCGACGGCGGCCCGAGCTTCTTGGGTTATTACCGCAGCTCTGCAGTTTGAAATCCTTGAAAATCAGCCAAAAACCGCATAGTGTTTCCTCTTCGGTCGAGACTAATTCACTAATTCAATGACATGATTTGTTTAGAGTAGAATACACCACTAGATCTTAAACTTGACTCGGGGTGTCATCCAGATTCTCAAACTTTCAAAATGCATATTCACATCCTTAAGCTTGTTAATCGTATCAAGTGAGGTCTAAATCATAGTTATGGGTGGGAAGAATATCCGAAACCCAAAACCCGTACTCGAAAACCCGAACTTGAGCCTGAAAAACCTGAATCCAAATTCGAGTTCCAACCCATGGTAACCGAATTATTACGAATAATTTTGGTATCAGTCTGTGTACTCGAACTACATGAGCAGGCCAACCCAAAAATATCATTCATTCCAGCCCACTCATATttccagcccagcccaccaaacatcttcctaaccctaaccctggcCAGCTCCCATACCCCCAGCCCCCCACGCCACGCCCCCAGCCCCACTTCGGTTCCCAGGCCACTCATGTaatcatgtaatatattttcatattaaATTAATTGGATACATTAATattagtaatttttttatataaattggTAAAAAATGAAATTGTTTGACTTCTCGGAATGTAAGAGTAGCATTCTTTTTAAGATGGAGGGACTGTGTGTATATGGCCGTAATTATATTTGCTTTGGTCGATATAGTTATAGTTCTTATTGTATCCTTGGCGAAACCCTATGTAATTAGCAGATAACATGCCTCTCTTCAATCAATGGTCATGAGGACCCAGGTTCTCTTAACCTTGAATTGGTGTGTGTGCCATTAAAAAACGAATTACTCCGTACTTTAGTGACGTGTTAGTACTTAATTAGGACATATAGAGGCATGTACCTTAGTTCACTACTGCCGACTTGCTGGTTATTAGGCAAGTTGTTGTAGCTTACATATAGTCATCATATTGCTTGGATCCCGTCAGGTGTTTGGTGAGGTGACGCAGACATATTAATTATTAGTTCCTACCACTACAAAACTTCTGTCTGGTTGGATGAGCTAAAGTTGAAAATTTTAGCATATATTAGCACTTATAAGCATGCTAAAGTTTTTTATTCTTGATTAAAGTTTAGCCCACTCCATTAGCACTTCCATTTGGATGAGCTAATTCTAAAATTTAGTATTTTCATCcattagcacttggatccaaacagaATTCTTATTACTGCGCATCCTTTATCGCGTGCTATAGTATTATACGGAGTCCGATGCAATGCAAGTAACTACTGTACATATTCTACTCCCTAGAGATAGACCAACTTGTGCACTAAACTAACTACCACTTGACACATATACTTAGTTCTTTATTATCTAATTTCTAGTTGCAGCATCAAGTCTATCTACAACTGATCTAGTATACGCACGTGCATTGAGAGCATGCATAAACATctttcagagagagagagagagcatgcATAAACGACAAACTTGTGGCGGCTGTGGGTCAACACGCCCTCTTTAAAATTACTCAATGATTAGCAGCTACTTGTCACTAGTACATAATAATAATTAGTTATGTGTAGTTGCTGCTATTGCAAGGCAGCACTGCTCTGACATGATTTCCATATTAAGGTTGTACTGATATTCCAATTTTAGAACTCGGCAATCACATGGATATTGCATTATGAGAATCCAATGCCTTAACACAGGTATCAGATTCCAACATACAAGACAAATTCTGGCTATTCAATCAGCTCCGTCTATTCCTAAATACTTTGTCACGCTATAGTCCAATAGCTAGCTAGCAGTATATATACTTGTCACTGATTTTTTTTCAGGATGATTTCTCATTTTTTCTCTCCTCTTATTATCTCTCTGCTATTCCTAAGATTTGTTTCATATCATGCAGATTGATCACTACCTCACTCATCAATGTCCGAATTATCAGCCTCCTAATCTTAGTGCATCCATAGGTTGTGATGTAAGGAAGGGTCATAAAAATGTAAATGCAGTTAACTCCGCTGCATGCCATCGTCTTGCTTGCGTTGGATCCTGTCAGGTGTTTTGGTGAACTGGAACCTTTCATCCAATGGTAAGCACACCTCTCTAACATCTGTTCATTACTACCAGTACAGTACAGTACAGCATTTAGGTTGGTTTCATATTATCCAGTTGATGAAAGGTATAGCAGATATATATGCCCCTCAAGATTCATACTGGTATATATATGCCAACTAACTAGTATGACGACTGCTACCACAGATGTGCAAATGGAAAATATTAAGGGCACGTACGATAATCTTGTGGCGGCTGCCGGTTAATTAATTATTAAAACCCCCACCATTCCTTTCTTAATCACCCATATGTATAGTATGAAATCCAAAACACTATGATGATTAAGTGAGAACCCCCAATGCATTTTAATGGATCGCCAGCTAATTCACAGGTGGAGACATGCTGAGGCCGTTTAGATCCAAGTGCTAACAGGTGAAAgtactaaactttagcactagctcCCTCCAAACGGGAGTGTTAATGGGGTGGGCTAATGTTTAGCCAAGACTCAAAAACTTTGGCATGTGCATGAATACTAATatatgctaaagtttagcatttAATTTTAGCTCATCTTTGAGAAAAGCATCTCTTGATTTTCAACCTGCAATTAATGAACTACTGATACCCTGAACACCCTCAAAACTCTAGGCAATAGTGTAAAACATGGCTGTGGTGCTTGCTGGGGCTTTTTGTTAAGCTATAATTAGTGAAGTGGCAAATTAGAAAAAATAGAAGTAATGAAAATAGAAGGAACTCACAAATCAACTACAGTATGTATATATCTTGCTGTTGATGTGTATGGAGCACGTCATAAAAAGATAGCTTCAGTTTTCTCTGGTGCTCAGTAGGATCGGCAGTAAAGTGCCTTGCATTGTCATGCATATCAAATTCGGACTGCAATCGATCGAGGGTGTCACAACATGCTTTTTTTTGTCATTTAATGCTTTGTTAtgcatataaaaatataaaagttgAAAATCACACCATGCCTATAGTCGAATGTTGTAAAATagatccttttcttttcttcatgGCTGCTTGATACAAAAACTCACAAAACTGACGCATTATACAATCTGGCtatataaatataatattttCACTCACAACTAGGAACAAGCATCTCTCTCTTTGGATCATTATCATGTCTTATCAAACTAGCTTTTAGTTGATACCTTAATTatcaggctccaaatgaaatCTTAGGAGTGCATCCAACTCCCAATAGTCCAAATCCAAGGGTGCAAATGGGTTCATGTTCAATGGCTCGTAGAGGCTCTTTGTGACCAAGTCTGCAGATTTTTCGATCAGCTTATTGTCACCTAGGGATGTCTGATGATCACAAGGATCTGTACAGGTGGTCGATATGCTGGATCGGCTATCACTGCTACTTAGGGTGTTTGTCTCGGACTCATCGGTGCCTGAGTCGACGCCATTGTTATCCTTGCAGGTATGCTGGCCGTGGTAGACGACTGTGTACATCACGGGATTATCAGTACCTGTGCTTTCATCTTGCTGTTGCACCGTCTTTGTTGCTTTGCAGTCTTGTTCCTTGCTGTAGGTGCATCTGTAGTAGCTCCTGGAGAACCAGATTAATGATAGTCCAATTTAGTACATCTGTAGTAGCTCCTGGAGAACCAGAAATTTTACGCATATCTTTTAGAAGAGAAAAGGTACCTTGGATGTTTCGCTTTGTTGATGTGCTTTTGCCCATACTTTCTCCATTGGCGGCCATCATAGTGCGGAACAGGCGTTTCCAGTGACACCGTATCAATAGACCTCCTGCTTAAAATTTGTTTGCGTTGGGAGAATAAATGAAATAGCTTAATCACATGCAACATCGAGAAGTATATTCCAAAAGGAATCTAAACTTACGCTAGTTCAAACTTCAAACTGAATTAATCAGGTCACATATATCCACATACCTTCTCTTGTGCTGATGATGGGGGTTAGCAGTAGCACCCTCCTCCTTGATGCAGTCATCAGAAGAAATCTTCCTCACTCTCTTCTTGTCATCCACCATTGAGTCATCAGGTCGAGCATCAGACtgatgctgcagctgcagctcagttATGGCCCTGCTGGAGCAATCCAGTATGTTCTGGAACATCTGGGCAACAAGCTCGCAGCGTTGGTCCGCCTGCAGCGCAGGAAGGACGATGGCCCTCAGCTGCGTCACCAGAGACTGCCCCCTGGCAATCTCCTTCATCGCCAGCCCGTGGTCGGAGACAAAAGAGGGGCGATCAGAAGGTGAAGATTGAGGAAGGCATCTGCTATTGTGCTGCTTCATCTCTGCTAATAATTTCTAGCTAGCTTTCCTCTTGTGTCTGAAGAAGACTGAGGCTCTGAACACAGGAAGGAGGGAAGCTTTTAACTGCAGGCTCGTTCTCCTGCAGTTgtgggaggaggaaggaaggaagctAATTGTCAGCTGGCTATGGCGATAAGGTTACTCCTAATCCCTTGCAGTTATATACAGAGATGGGAGTGGTATGGCACCCCATAATTAATGATCAACTTGGGCAGCAATATAATCAACCGCATGCGTAGGCAGGTGCAGAGCACATGGAAAGAGACAGGAAGGACTGACTTGGCAGCTACCGCGCGTTAGCAAACAATACTGTGATGGGTACGTAGTCAAAGGAATTAACCAGGTACACGGATTGATTTGGCAAATTTCATCGTAATCAATTGTCGCTTGTGCTCACCAGGTACACCCTTCTCCCAAAACAAACAAGTCTGGTCAGTAAGCAGTTGCCTTCAGTTCTCACCTGAACTTTTCACCTTCTACTGTTCTGTCCTACACTACAGTCCAATTCCAACAATCCCAGATGCACATACACACACAGAGGAAGAAAGAACACAAGACGTCCGTACACTTGAAATCTAACCACGGTTCGTTGGCACGCATTAATTGAAGAGTTCTCTAGTATCTTCTTTGAATAAGCCGGGATTGGAATCAGTTCATTTTACCTTGAGCCCTGAATGGGCTTGGCCCTGATCCCCACATATTTGCAAAAAAGTActtgtgtgtctttactttGTAGGCTATATCCGAAGTGAATTAAGATATATAGTTGCATCCAAATTAGCACTCtccacatacatatatatactccctccgttccaaattataagtcattccaagaatcttggagagtcaaagtttttcaaatttgaccaaatttatatgacaagataataacatttataataccaattaagtatcattagattctttattagctacattttcatagtgcacctatttgatgtcataaatctttatatttctctctataatttttggtcaaactttgatattgtttgactctccaagatttttagaatgacttataatttggaatagaAGGAGTGCTAGGTATTCATCATTTATATCTCATCAGGATATTCATGGTATATGTATATAGCTTACTAGCTTGGAGACAATAGGTTTTGGCCAAGGATTTCATCATGCTGACAGAAGCAAGCTCATGTCAGCACAAGTTCGTCACCTTCTAGCATTTCGTGTAAGCTCGAAAGTCCATCCAAAATCTTCCTGACGCTGTTTGTAAAAATGTCGTGTTGGTCTAGGTCCACGTTGTTAGCGACTTATTAGCAAATTAGCAATGGTGGTTTACACCACAGCGTATTGTTTAGTTTCCAAGGGCGcttaattcttagttggagcagTATAGTAAACAATGAGCTGCAGATCGATAAGGAGCAATACAAATAGGGTAAAGTTTGTTTTTCAACTTTGAACTATCATGATCGTCTGATTTTGATCCTTGAACTACGAAACCCGACATTCTACACCTCCAACTGACGAAACCATTCGGAAAACAACCCTGGCTTCAGCCTaaggcggttttgctacagtataatttccgaatttctagaattttacatatctctcaattaaataatggaGAAATCaaagttaatattgtctaaaaattgTGATATTTTGCTAGGAGGTAGAACAAGagacaaggaatctattttgAGTAGATGTGCTACATTAGacataaaggaatttgaattataaaattttaaaagtaggtagaattcaaaattccttgaaccGTTAGCAGAGCGTCGATGGGGCCGGCGGCACGGCGAAGGGGCGAACACCACCGCGGGGGCCGGCGGCACGGCGAAGGGGCGACGACGCTCTCCATCGCTGGCGCCGCCGTAGATTTGGAGGTCGGTTGTGGTGACGAGGTCGTCGTCCGATGAGGACGAGTAGATCGGCAGCAAGTCCTGCTGCTCCGGGGGAGGGGGACGATGGCAAGGACATGGCCGTTGGCCACTGCCCTCTCAGTTTTCGCTCTCAAGTGCTTAATTGGGGACTCCGCCGGAAACTTTTGTGTGGCATGCAGGCATTGTTAATCTCTCTCGTCATCTCTCTCGTGTCGTGTCATCTTGTCCCATTCCGTTCGGCCAAAAAATGGATTGCATGCAGCTAGGGGGAGCACCGAGAATCAATTTCCTAATAATTAATTAACTGATCATCACCTCATTAGTAACGTGATTGTTCATTCCCTGAACATGATGGCCAAGCCTGCTGTCAGTATACAACATGATGacataaacttttttttttgaaacttagCAATCTTATTACTTGTCTGATAAATTGTCAGTGACAATTACATGGACATCTCCAAGAATAGAACTAGCGATTAGCTCTTCCCCTTCAACACACTCAGAACCCAAGGCTGCCAAAGCATGGGCAGCCTATGCTAACTCTACTCAGAAAATTACACTTCAATTCAGAAAAAAACACGTTACTAATTACAACTGTTTGTTTGctgtcaaaagaaaaaaaaacagaactgTTTGTTTGGGCTTCTCGGCTGCTTCTTCACCctagaagaagcaagaagcccaCGTTTTAGCGGGACAAGCCCAAAGGAAGCTTGGGAAATGAATAGCTTCCGCGGGAAATTACAGCCCATGAAACTGCCACGTCAGCAGTCGaaccgttttttttttctttccgtcCAACCCTACCCTGTCCAGTCTccaccccggcggccgccgcccctgctctctTCCTCCCATATGCTAGTTTGCCTCCGGCGAGGCCTCTCGCTCGTCAGGCAGCGCGCACCCCGCTTCCTTCCCTCGCCGCCTCCCCGTCCCACCCGCCGcttcctccaccacctccccgccgcccaCGGGATGGGTGAGGGCTCCGCTGCCGGAAAGGACGCCAAGGGGAAGGCCAAGCCCAAGGCCCCCACCGCGGCTTCCGCCCCGGTCGTCGCGCGCGATGAATCCTACCTGGAGGCCGTCACGAACAAGAGGGTCCGCATGTTCGAGGAGATCCAGGCAAGGCAGGCCCTCCACCGGCTCAACATCGGCGGCGAGGCCATCAAGTGAGAGCTTTATTTCACCCATCTGCTTCCGTGCTTGTTGCCGAATTAGATTCAATATTCACACTCAAGTTTAGATTTTGATATTCACATCAACTGCCTATTGTTCGCTGTATCATTACGCTGGATTTTCACACTTTGAAGCACTGTTTGGGGGCTATTATGTCCTTCAGAGTAACTCTGCCCGATGGCGCTGTCAAGGAAGGGAAGAAGTGGATAACAACCCCAATGGATATCGCCAAGGAGATATCCAGCGGATTGGCAGCTAGCTGTTTGATAGCTCAAGTGGACGAAACGCTCTGGGATATGGGGAGGCCACTGGAAGGTGACTGTAAATTGCAGTTGTTCAAGTTTGATAGCAACGAAGGGCGTGACACCTTCTGGCACTCAAGTGCTCATATTCTTGGAGAGGTGAGATGGCGTTTTGCATGTTGAtgatgctctttttttttttgctgtttttatCTTCAAATGATGAGTTTCAGTATTTGTACATGGCAATCCATTTTCAGTTTAATTATCACTAATTACAGGTCTAAATTTGTAGTCTCTTGAGAGAGCATATGGCTGCAAGCTGTGTATTGGGCCTTGCACTACAAGAGGGGAGGTATGAAAATGATATGAGGATCAATCAGCGTAATGAATTAACTAACCCATCTTGTCTGTGGTTAAACTGTTTTCTAATATCTTCTCTTAACTTGTTAAAGGGTTTCTACTATGATGCTTACTACAATGATCTGACATTGAATGAGGAGCACTTTAGTATCATAGAAAACCAAGCTCAAAAGGCTGTCACGGTAAGCTGTGAACTTTTAACTCATTTCATTTTAGTTTTTGCTGAGGCTTGTATCAGTACATCTCCTTCTGTGGATCACAAAGTACATATGATGATCCCAAATTTTAGAATTGCTAATGTTGTATCACTTTGTTTCCAAAATTTGGAATTCATAATGATGTATCAatatcttgcattttttttgtgtggaaCAAACAATTGAAGTACTCCAGCAAAAAAACATTGTTTTCTTAAACTATTAGAGCTTACTTGATGCAGGAAAAACAGCCATTTGAACGAATTGAGGTCAGCAGAGCAGAGGCTCTTGAAATGTTTGCTGAAAATAAATTCAAGGCAACCTTCCTTGCTCCTGTCttgtttatttcatttttttatatctTCTTGTTGCTTATTTGAAATATTATGTGACCTCCATTCAtcttaaaaaaaattggacTATATGTTTAGGTTGAAATCATTAATGAGTTGCCCGAAGACAAGACCATTACAGTATACAGGTGTGGTCCTTTAGTGGACCTATGCCGTGGGCCGCACATCCCGAATACTTCCTTTGTCAAAGCTTTCGCTTGTCTGAAGGTGAAATGATTTCTTTGGTTATGTGTGAACCTCAACTTTCTCTTTTTAGTCCAACTGGTTATTTCAGATTTAAACCTGCATGCAAAAATCAGGCGTCATCATCATATTGGAGAGGAAAAGCAGACCGCGAAAGCCTGCAGAGAGTGTACGGAATTTCATTCCCTGATTCTAAACGTCTCAAGGTAAACTGGTTCCTAATCAATAAACCCTGCTGAACGCATCTCTTAATCTTGCATTTTAGATAACGGCATAAGTTATTTTTTCATGATCCATGGGTTGCAGCCGACTTAGCAAGATAGTTTTACAGACATGATATGATAACTTTTCATAGAATCAGTACCTTGAAACTGTATCTATGATATTGTGGCTTTCGATGCCTGTTGGGTATGGGGTTGGGGATAATTTGCACGCCATGCTGTATGGTAATCTTTTAAAACTTACTGGGAATATCTCTGTGAGGCATTAGTATTGCTCAGCTCAGAGCCTCGGATAAAATATCTCTATGAATATAGTATATCAAGACAGGGCATTTTAAATCTTCTATCATAATAATATGCCATTGAATGATGTGTTTACATTTTTCATTTCACTGGTCTCTCCTTTTGCATCTATATTTATGATTTATCACATGATATTTTGCAGGAATATAAACATTTTTTAGAGGAGGCTAAAAAACGTGATCATAGGTTACTAGGACAGGCACAGGAACTCTTCTTTTTCCATCCGCTTAGGTACCTGTACCTTAGCACTCCTTTATgattttctcttctctttctttcatATCTCAATTCGACATCTTTGGTTAATAATGAATTGCTGATTTATTTACAATTATGCAGCCCTGGAAGCTGCTTCTTCCTTCCACATGGTGCTAGGATATATAATAAACTGATGGACTTTTTGCGACAGCAATATAGAGATAGAGGATACCAAGAGGTATAGTTGTTATTAACTCAATGAGATTGTTGTGCAACTCCACTGTTTCTGTTCCTTACGCCTGACGTATAGGTGTTGAGCCCAAATATTTACAATATGCAACTTTGGGAAACTTCTGGACATGCGGCAAACTACAAGGAGAACATGTTCGTTTTTGAGGTAGGCGCATCTACAGATGATACAGCACAATCATAAGTGTTGGTTATTTTACATATGCCATAGACTCAGCAGTGAGTTACTAACTTCTGCTGGTTGCTTGTCGGATCGATTCTCCAGATTGAGAAGCAGGAATTTGGATTGAAGCCGATGAATTGCCCTGGCCACTGTCTAATGTTTGATAATAGAGTTCGTTCATACAGAGGTGAGTTTCCTCCTAATTTGATATTCTATTCTAAATTGTTTTATGTCAAGTGAGTCATACTGCTTTCACAATAATGCCTTGAAGCTTCTTCTTTTCTGAACTGTTGTTTTCTGCCAAAGTTTGTATATTTTCTTGTTATCCTTAGGTCAGTATTTATTATTAATCTTTGGTGCTTTGTGTCATCTATAATAACATTTTATATGTTCTTTTAAGTACTTTTTCTTGGTAAAAGAACTTGAACTCTAGAATTATGAAGAGATTAAATTTGAGCCTGTTTTATTCAGTACTTCATATCATGCTAATAGAACTTGAGCTCTAGAATTATGAAGATATTAAATTTGAGCCTGTTTTATTCAGTACTCCAAATCATGCTAATATCTACATTAGATGGTCCTTGGGCAAGGGACACTATGGGCATGCCACAATTGaaactactgatgtgcaggacTCCAAAAACCATGAACTGAGTTGGGCAAGATAGAATGCTTACAGGGTGAGGGGTTTGCCATTTTTGTATCGGATATAATTTCACGGCTTGCCTTGAAATGAGATAGATAGGGCCTTTCAATGAAATGCAATCAAATCAACTCATACTAAACTTTTTCCTAAGCGAACTCGGATCGAAGCTAGAATGGATCCAAAGAAGCCTGTACTGTCACTGATGCTAACTCCAGATGGCACCACATGCGTAATTAAGCTTGATTGTTCCTATTCCATTCACCCTTTTTTTTATTATCTTGATTTTTAGTGGATCCTTTTTTTATCATTCTTGTGCATCCGTTGGTTTTGACAAATCTCATGTGCAAGCCTTTCTTCTCTTTTGAAATGCTCTACAGAGTTGCCTCTTCGTATGGCTGATTTTGGAGTTCTTCATAGAAATGAGCTTAGTGGTGCACTTACAGGTTTGACACGTGTTAGGAGATTCCAGCAGGTAAGGAGGCTGTTCTGTGAGTTTTCAGTTATATTTAATGATTTTGTTCTGTCCAtactaattatttttttgatgtTTACGTTTCCGGCAGGACGATGCTCATATCTTTTGCAGAGAGAACCAAGTAAGCTTTATTTGGATAGACCATACTTGTTTACTATCCTCTAGAATGAATTATATAATAATTTATTCAGTAATAGTCAATTGTtctataatttatataaaagtgTATGATCTTATGATGATTGCTTTTGCATGCTGAAGAGTGAAGACCAGCACTCTGCATACATTCTAATTTGCATCCCTACTTGCATTACTAAGTTGTATAGTGTGTTAGCTATGCCTTCCTTTTTCTGACTGTAGATGAATTGTGGCTTGGATTAGTTGGATATCTTTCCCAGTATTGTTGCCTACATTTATTAAAGTTTGTTTTTGTTGCAGATCAAGGATGAAGTTAAGGGTGTTTTGGAGTTCATCAATCATGTTTACGAGATATTTGGCTTCAAATACGAGTTGGAGTTGTCTACGGTATTCTTCTATTCTTATCGTATACTGATAGCATTTATAGGTTCATAGGAACCAGAATCTATGTCTGAAAATTGGCATGAAATGATGACGGATTGGGGGCTTTAAGTTGCAATTTTAATATGCATGATTAAGTTCACTTTGATGAACAGCCTTGttcttttcccttttatttTCTTAACCATTAAGGAATTAGAATCACAAGATAACTTGTGTATCTGTGAATGAATGTTGCTAGGGTTATACCATCACGTACTTCTCTTTCAGACCTATTTAAATCTGGGTAATCATGTTAGTTTGTTCATGGTTGCTGGTTGCATCCCTTTTATTATCTCAGTGAACTGTATTTAGATATGTATGTTGCATTCTTGTTTAACTTGGAGTTGGTAAAGTTCATGGCATGATCTCCCAAACTCTCTTCTAGCATTTGATGTTCATGTCTCTCTTTAATTCTGGACATCTTGGTTGGATTGATATATTGTCTTATGGTGATTCAAAAGACTGATTATTTTCATAATTACTGAGTAATTGCATGTTAAATTGTGACGGCGATTTCTTTTCTATCTTTGCTATTGCCCATTATGACATAATCTTTGGGGGCATAATGTGAATTCTCTGAGCTTCAAAGATAACCCTTGATATTACTTGTTGCTCTTAGTTCATACTCTAACCTGATCATAATGTTGTTTTTACCAGAGACCAGAGAAGTATTTGGGTGATATTGAAACCTGGAATAAAGCAGAGCAACAATTGACAGAAGCCTTGAATGAATTTGGGAAGCCGTGGCAGGTACCTACGCAAAGACTATGGAGCCATTCTCCCCTTATTCTTTCCATGCCATTATGCTGCTGGACCTGCATTTGTACACAATATTCATTATTTTGCTGCAGTAAATGGGGTTTTCAGTAAATTATGCTGTTAAAATTCTGTAATTTTGATCGTTTGTCTTGATTGTTGTTATTCATGGATGCTAGCAAGTCTAATCCTTGGGGAAGAGTCTAGGGCTTTTAATTAATTCTTGCTGATTTCTGGGGATGAAATTACGAGTAACGTCTAATGAGCTTTAAAATATTTGATGTTGAAACAACTATGTTGTTTTCGCTTCATCTTGGGACTGAAGTATTGGAATCTTGTCATCACGCTTACTCTGATTCTGATTGATTTAGTTGCTATGCAAGAGTACActtcttttgttttttctgTTGCTCTACAAGGAAGCGCATAtacattttgcaaaattgtttAGCCGTTGCTTGTATTCAGAGGACTTATGTAGATGTTCGAATGCAGATTAATGAAGGAGATGGTGCTTTCTACGGTCCAAAAATTGATATTGGTGTGTTTGATGCCCTCAAGAGGAAATTTCAATGTGCAACCCTACAGGTTCACCTGAATATTATTCTGCCATTAACTTTAGATTTTTAAAAATAGTCTCATGTATCTAACTTATATATTATATGTTACAGCTGGATTTTCAGCTCCCCCTTCGCTTCAAGCTGACTTACTCTGCCGAGGATGAAGCCAAACTTGAAAGACCTGTGATGATACACAGAGCAATCTTAGGATCCGTGGAAAGGATGTTTGCCATTCTTTTGGAGCATTACAACGGTAAATGGCCCTTGTGGCTAAGCCCTCGCCAGGTCATTGTTTGCTCGGTATCTTCTGGTTCAGCGG
The nucleotide sequence above comes from Panicum virgatum strain AP13 chromosome 3K, P.virgatum_v5, whole genome shotgun sequence. Encoded proteins:
- the LOC120696550 gene encoding WRKY DNA-binding transcription factor 70-like, with amino-acid sequence MKQHNSRCLPQSSPSDRPSFVSDHGLAMKEIARGQSLVTQLRAIVLPALQADQRCELVAQMFQNILDCSSRAITELQLQHQSDARPDDSMVDDKKRVRKISSDDCIKEEGATANPHHQHKRRRSIDTVSLETPVPHYDGRQWRKYGQKHINKAKHPRSYYRCTYSKEQDCKATKTVQQQDESTGTDNPVMYTVVYHGQHTCKDNNGVDSGTDESETNTLSSSDSRSSISTTCTDPCDHQTSLGDNKLIEKSADLVTKSLYEPLNMNPFAPLDLDYWELDALLRFHLEPDN
- the LOC120696549 gene encoding threonine--tRNA ligase, mitochondrial 1-like; amino-acid sequence: MLVCLRRGLSLVRQRAPRFLPSPPPRPTRRFLHHLPAAHGMGEGSAAGKDAKGKAKPKAPTAASAPVVARDESYLEAVTNKRVRMFEEIQARQALHRLNIGGEAIKVTLPDGAVKEGKKWITTPMDIAKEISSGLAASCLIAQVDETLWDMGRPLEGDCKLQLFKFDSNEGRDTFWHSSAHILGESLERAYGCKLCIGPCTTRGEGFYYDAYYNDLTLNEEHFSIIENQAQKAVTEKQPFERIEVSRAEALEMFAENKFKVEIINELPEDKTITVYRCGPLVDLCRGPHIPNTSFVKAFACLKASSSYWRGKADRESLQRVYGISFPDSKRLKEYKHFLEEAKKRDHRLLGQAQELFFFHPLSPGSCFFLPHGARIYNKLMDFLRQQYRDRGYQEVLSPNIYNMQLWETSGHAANYKENMFVFEIEKQEFGLKPMNCPGHCLMFDNRVRSYRELPLRMADFGVLHRNELSGALTGLTRVRRFQQDDAHIFCRENQIKDEVKGVLEFINHVYEIFGFKYELELSTRPEKYLGDIETWNKAEQQLTEALNEFGKPWQINEGDGAFYGPKIDIGVFDALKRKFQCATLQLDFQLPLRFKLTYSAEDEAKLERPVMIHRAILGSVERMFAILLEHYNGKWPLWLSPRQVIVCSVSSGSAEYGKQVLARLHEAGFHVDIDISDRTIQKKVREAQLAQFNYILVVGAQEAETGNVCVRVRDSANLSTMSVDGIITRLREEISAFK